A stretch of Aythya fuligula isolate bAytFul2 chromosome 1, bAytFul2.pri, whole genome shotgun sequence DNA encodes these proteins:
- the LOC116501882 gene encoding GLIPR1-like protein 1, translated as MGPGLWAAVLALGLVLEAAWAQPIFPSISNRAFIRECVRVHNEFRRQVVPAASNMRQMSWDAALARTARAWANKCVFKSNTYLSKRYQCHPTFESVGENIWIGSYQIFDVQTAVSAWYKHNIFYNFSLHTCIKKCNHYIQVVWDKSYKLGCAVVFCEEVGGIRNAANFICNYGPAGNFLRRPYKEGVPCSRCSKGDICRYKLCKNAERDKIIYYSRWHPPWEFRIVCDEACITLIVSRALLVFLGLLIAFLIKKHFPDMDMSI; from the exons ATGGGGCCGGGGCTGTGGGCGGCGGtgctggccctggggctggtgctggaggcGGCGTGGGCTCAGCCCATCTTCCCCAGCATCAGCAACAGGGCTTTCATCAGGGAGTGCGTGAGGGTCCACAACGAGTTCCGCCGCCAGGTCGTGCCCGCCGCCAGCAACATGCGGCAAATG AGCTGGGATGCAGCTTTGGCAAGGACGGCCAGGGCATGGGCAAATAAATGCGTTTTTAAAAGTAACACGTATTTAAGTAAGAGATATCAGTGTCATCCTACTTTTGAATCTGTTGGAGAGAATATTTGGATTGGAAGTTATCAAATATTTGATGTTCAGACTGCCGTTAGCGCATGGTATAAGCATAACATATTCTACAATTTCTCACTGCACACATGTATTAAGAAATGCAATCATTACATTCAG gTTGTTTGGGACAAGTCATACAAACTAGgctgtgctgttgttttttgtgagGAAGTTGGAGGAATAAGAAATGCagcaaattttatttgcaaCTATGGACCAGC tggTAATTTTCTAAGAAGACCATATAAAGAAGGAGTACCATGTAGTCGATGTTCAAAAGGGGACATCTGTAGATATAAATTGTGTA aAAATGCAGAACGTGATAAAATTATCT aTTACTCAAGATGGCATCCGCCTTGGGAGTTCAGAATTGTATGTGATGAGGCTTGTATCACGCTTATAGTTTCAAGAGCATTGTTGGTGTTTCTTGGtttattaattgcttttttaatcaaaaagcattttccagaCATGGATATGTCCATATAA